Below is a genomic region from Eupeodes corollae chromosome 1, idEupCoro1.1, whole genome shotgun sequence.
gctactggtaataaatggggtttacagcccagaatcgcgcattggctatacacatcggtaatcagaccgattttaacgtacggtgtggcagtatggtggactgctttagagaaaggtataaacagggataagttaaataaagtccaacgttcagtaTGCCTATGTATAAGTGGATCGCttaccccgtctgcggcactggacaccttgctctacctaacacctcttgaaatattaagcaaacaaatagctcaatgcttcgtcgcagtggactaatccgtaattctaaggtacttagaatcaattccaaaccaCACAGACCCACAcacccccaactacaattcgacagaaacttccagatttctataggtagaaatggcgatctcaaggcaacttagcctgagatccaattagcgctgtagtgcgccgccgtatcaaatatttttgggaggataggacattcttggaggatgagtcaatccatttttacacagatgggtcaaaaacaaaagaaggggttttgggaggtgtgtactctgaacgactgatattaagtctctcattccgccttcccaatcattgtagcgtgttccaggcggaacttttggcgattaaggaagtcttgtcttggctcaaagaaaacgtgatatcaacatctgatatccgtattttctctgagaGCCGGGCCGCTGTCAAATCTCTgtactctgtctctacaaactctataacagtccataactgtcggtCATCtgtaatggagatggcgcaacagtttaatattcacctttgctgggtgccgggccatagagacattccaggtaactgtagggcagatgaactcgccaggaacattacagtacagcccatcctaccacgtttggcaagtactggcataccaatcgctacttgcaaactgctactaatgcaagacgctgcgaggagggcaggcaccaggtggaccaacatcaccacgtgtcaagccacaaaaaacatctggccaacactggatttaaaacgttcaaggtgcttgctctctctaagcagatcgcacataagctcgataataggtgtcataaccggacactgtctaagaggaagaggaagaaacggttcttcatcttctctgcacatgccctgctctggctcgaaaacgcaagaataaccaaggagaattcttctttaacgatctaaacctCTTAGTCCAGTCAAATTAGACGAAAAAAGGGGTTCAGCTCGGAAAAATTCCCACCTAGCTGAATTTTGGTACACATCTTctttatgttgttgttaacaATGTGTAAAAAGTCGACCTCGATATCATGTACGCGTCAAAGGTTATTCGAGGTCAAAGGTCACGGAattagccttttttttaatatctcgttttttattcgtcgtacaaaaaaaagttgtgtaCACAAATTGTAGAGGAGgtaattatctacaaaaatggtcTTATGACATTTTCACGTCAAGTTGATAGTTTTTCCGTTATAAGGCCAACAAAGTGTACACTTtgattgaaatttgaatttttcgctAAAAACAAGTAGCCTTTGCGTTAATTTCTCGCTCCATACTGTTTGTACAATAAAAAGCCTCGAACAAAAATTGTAGAGGATAAAATTATCTACAAAATGGtatacatatacaatacatatccAATCGCACTTGcgctatacatattttaatgtttaccatacaaaattacaataatatataatatatcatATTATAATAACGATAATAAGAATGCATTCGTTTCCACACCACCATTGAGGTAGAAGCATGGTGCGTTTTTTTTCATGGTTTCCCCGGTAGGCCTAGTCCATGTAGTCAACAATAATTGTTAAATAGTTATTATAGGTATCatagttatcgtcaaaacaaagtaataaatattacatttaaattattattaatcatCAACATCGCTCTCGTCTTCAtgcatttcttcttcttcttcttcgtcattttgatcttcttcatttttttcaaaattatatgtatTGTCTTCTTCCGTTAAATCCGGATCGTTTCTTGATCGTTTTTTATGCGGTGAAGGGTTTGATGGACCTGCAGCGTTTTCTTCACATTCTCTTTTAAATGAGgcaattctttttttgtgtgtatacTCTTTACGACACTCAACATGCACAGTCACcgatgttaaattatttaaaaactcaagATGTCCATCGTCTCTATCATTACTAGCGTCTTTTAATGTTTGTAATCCACGCTCGACATTTACAGTTTCACCGACCGATAGCGAGTTTTCACATATAAAACAATTACCCACCATTTAGTTGGTTATGTAATATAAACAGTACTTGTAAAACAATTCAGAACTCACAAAAAACACGATAAACACGTGACACCGTTTGTACGTTCGTACTAAATACtcatctacaatttttgttggAGACTTTTTATTGTACAAACAGTATGGAGCGAGGCTACTTGTTTTTagcgaaaaattaaaatttcaatcaaagTGTACACTTTGTTGGCCTTATAACGGAAAAACTATCAACTTGACGTGAAAATGTCATAAgaccatttttgtagataattacCTCCTCTACAATTTGTGtccacaacttttttttgtacgacgaataaaaaacgagatattaaaaaaaaggctaatTCCGTGACCTTTGACCTCGAATAACCTTTGACGCGTACATGATATCGAGGTCGACTTTTTACACATtgttaacaacaacataaagAAGATGTGTACCAAAATTCAGCTAGGTGGGAATTTTTCCGAGCTGAAAACCTAATTTGACTGGACTACTaacgttttgtaagggactcaaactggttccattgagcttaggaggaaattatggacagccactataacccaACCTAGAAGTGCAACTGTGTTTGGGACGGAAACCGTATTGGTTGGGACATAGCATGTCGTTGCGTTTAAGATATTGCCGGATTTGTGCGttcatgatttttttcaaaaactttacatAAATTGGCAATTGGCCGATACTTATTTCGGGTTTTTGGAACAGGAACAATTTTAACACATTTCCAGACGGAACTTAAGCCCCTTGTAGAGAAGATGTCGGTTTCTAAAAATCCAGAAAAGTCTGCGCTATCATTGAACTCCAATGATGATAGGGATGTGAAATTGGTATTGAGCTCATCACAATCAATGATAGTAGAAACAATGTTGAAGTGCTTACCAacaccaatttcttttaaatttttctaacgTTTAAGACCGGTTTATGAAGGGTTAAGTCGAGGAGCATAGAAACGTCTCTTAGCTTTCCCTTTTTCAATAACAACTCTATTTCTTAAGTCAGTGTTGACTTGTGAAGTTCGTCAAGTCTTAAAAGTTTCCAAACTTTGTAAGCTAGATTgcgcttatttattaaaactttaattttgttgttgaaccAAGAATGGTCATtgcatttaaaggtttttgttttgtagggaacgtaaatattgaaaaaaaaggtaatgtttccttaaataaaagaaacttggTCGTCGACAGACTCCAATAGGCAATAGGTCATCATGTGAAAAACAGGATGCAGAAAGTTGGTTAAAGTGAAGAACTTTGCTCAATTCACTAACAAAAAATACCTCAAGAAGGCTACTTGTGTCCTTGGTAAAGTGAGTACGAGTGGATGTGTTTACTGGATGTAAGTTAAGAGCTTTCATAGACCGTGCTTATGCTACTCTGTCGTTAACCATAAAATGTACTAAAAAGGACATTTGGTTTTGGCTTCTCTTCGTTCATGCGAAGTTGGTGTCTATTTAAACGGAGTCTGCGAGCTTGGCAGATTACATACAGGTTATGATTGTAGCATCTCCCAgatctttcgttttcatataagAGACCTCTCGAACACTACTAAGAGGTTGGGAGTACCTTTTACTAACCATCCAGAACTCGGATATGTCAATACTGCGAGAACCATAGTCCTTCTTCTTCtggatttaaaaagctttgacaGACTATAGTGGTCTGCCTTTGCTTTAAGCAGTTTCCCGCATATTTCTTCTTGTAGATATGTTGTTATCGGCTGATACTATTAACCCAAGGTAATTTTAGGATTGCAGAGTTTGAATTTATGCTCCGCTTCTTTCTTAATACTTCGctactttgtttttccttcaGTAATGTGCagccgtcaaccagattgaccatattgcgattgacgccagacacgcttccagcatcatggatggaGATCGCCAAATACTTTTcggaccgagttacaagtaacctctctcgaagttctctgccgccaacacattgtaacgaaaaccagtggcaacattgccaagatgcaatcagagaagccgcctcggtcgtgccaccaacaaggaacccctggtttgatgaggaatgtcggcagcaaaagcagccaaacaacaggcacgcaaagcggcgccatcgattcaaggccgcatatgacagcatatacagggacgagctgtatagagccatgtctacttttggcatccctgccaaactagtccgtttgtgcaggatgaccatggcgaattcacgctgctccataaaggttggaaacaacttaacagaaaagatcatatcggtataatcagcctctcacgtttcgtaagggactcaagctggttccattgagcttaggaggaagcctcaagattcacgtggtatcacaatgggccattaaactgtcctaagtgtgtccgtttccaacttggacagccactataacctaacctaacctaacccattttaattgtttgtaaatccttaaaaataatttttgttatactgatttaaaataaacatgattacataaaaatatattgaaaaagttgaaaatttaatgaaataaaaattaagtcccCTTCTTGCACttcatattgaaattaaatataatttataacaaattgTTTAGGgggaaaataattaattagGGTTTGGAATGAGTTTTTCTATCACTATTTATTTGTCTCCGCTTGGAAAATAATTGCTCACTAGGGACTGATGACCCTATTACGCTAAATATTTTTGACCAAGAACAGCTAAATTCGGTTATATCGGTTGTCGCGCTTTCCAATAGACTAATGGATCAGACTTCCTTGGTTGTATGTCTTCCTCAATAAAGCCCTTgagataatatttttgacaatgctttcatcaaaataactaaacaaaacaTCATCGCTTTTGGCAGGAACATCAGGAACTGTCCCTGTTGCAGCTCTTGATGAAGATTAAGCACATCAAAGATTTTTCCTCCAAATTTATTTTCGCTCTTCTTTTAACATAAATCTATGGTCCATCACGGTGCCGCGGTTTTGGACACAGAGTTCCTATGAATTGGAATGAACCTTTGGGTCAACAAGCCTTTAAGCTCAATCCTAAACTCTTTGGAGAACTGGGAGGAAACATGAGACCGCGATACTTCTTTGAGTACAACTAGAGCACCGTCTacccaaacaattatttttaatatgctCACAAACTTCTCAACTCTAAACTTTTTTGTAAGCAACTAAAAGGGTTTCAggatttgtaaaatttcttcAAGGAGTAGCCACTCATCAGCCAGCAAACTTGagagggtttttttttaaagctcctGATTCCTTAAGCACGAGGAACCTCTAACATTTAGAACGTGTCGTTCGTGTCGAAAGGAAATAAGGAAGCTGCCAAGCTGATAAAGAAATcatctgttttcaaaaacagaTCTCAAGCCAATCCAAAATTTGTGAATGAACTACGAagcttttgaatttatttaaccCTTTTACAAAACAAGAAGTCGAAAGAAGTCGAAAAGCAACGCCCGCTAAAAAAAGACACgaatttttttgagatatgTTGAAGATCCAGGCTTTAAAGTTGGCATTGGGGAAGACACGGGCATGCAACAGAGTACTGTTTGCAGAACTGTACACCATGCAGCAAAACATATAGTTAATCAcccttattttgagattcgttttcgatcgaaagttattcgaattcgagaagattttattttgagattcgatcgattcgaaagtttgctgattcaatcgaaagttcattttttttaaaaaaaactaagtaaactTTGACTTTCGAGTGATTCGaaacaaatgtcatttttgtgtcGTTCAGATATTTTCTGGTGAATAGCTGAAGAAAGatgtaagttttaacaatttttatacgataattaaacgaaattggttatattgacgatttttttttgttatttcataaaGGGCACAGTCACATTCCAATTGGACAAATAGGGAGCAAAAAGAAATCCTGATAAGGTTGATGGAGGAGAATCCGGAGGTAGCGAAGGGTTTTTCTGTAAACCGTATAGACGTTGACCGGTTTTGGAGAGATGCTGCCGTGAAGCTCAATAGCCATGGGCCTCCATCTAAAGACGGTGCTACATGGAAAAaggtttgtaaataaaataagtgaagtaaaagatacaaaatgttcgTGTTCCAGGTCTGggctgatttcaaaaataaaactaaaaaaaaattagttgaaaacgaaacaaaaaggaAACAGTCCGGTTTCAACGATAATAATTTAATTCCATTATCAGAATTTGAAGAAGCTATAGTTAGAATTACCTCGCTAAGCCAGTCTGTGAGTGGAATTAAGGCCAAGGTATTTGGAGTAAATCAAACTCGTATTGAGGAGCCTGATGTGGCAGAAACGGCATCAACATCAAACAATAACATTTCAATGACCTCCATtaatgaagatgaagaacatTTGGTGGAGAAACAGCGATCTCAACGAACAAAGAACGACACTCCGGTTCAACTGCTTCAAAAGCAAAACGAGgtctttgaaaagttttttgctGATTTGTGTTCTAAGCTGGACGACATGAAATACGAGTTCCAT
It encodes:
- the LOC129940188 gene encoding uncharacterized protein LOC129940188 translates to MEENPEVAKGFSVNRIDVDRFWRDAAVKLNSHGPPSKDGATWKKVWADFKNKTKKKLVENETKRKQSGFNDNNLIPLSEFEEAIVRITSLSQSVSGIKAKVFGVNQTRIEEPDVAETASTSNNNISMTSINEDEEHLVEKQRSQRTKNDTPVQLLQKQNEVFEKFFADLCSKLDDMKYEFHRINRNLQRTEDRQKQIYEENRRHNLALENIMLQKLELKKKLIEMELEKLTEKLVDA